A genomic segment from Vagococcus zengguangii encodes:
- the lexA gene encoding transcriptional repressor LexA, with protein sequence MTNKKENRQLSILHYIHETGEQRGYPPTVREICEAVNLSSTSTVHGHLARLEQKGLLLRDPSKPRAIEVTKMGLQLLGIQPETIPVLGTVTAGEPILAVEDASDFFPVPPEFKNETRPLFMLTIRGTSMINKGIIDGDFVIVRKQEQANNGDIVIAMTAEDEATCKTFYKEKNRIRLQPENDELDPIYLDTCTILGKVVGLYRSF encoded by the coding sequence ATGACGAACAAAAAAGAAAATCGTCAATTAAGTATTTTACATTATATACATGAAACGGGGGAACAACGCGGATATCCACCAACTGTGCGAGAAATTTGCGAAGCAGTCAATCTTTCTTCTACTTCGACTGTTCACGGGCACCTAGCTCGTTTGGAGCAAAAAGGTTTATTACTTCGCGACCCATCTAAGCCTCGTGCGATTGAAGTAACCAAAATGGGGCTGCAATTGTTAGGGATTCAACCTGAGACTATTCCAGTCCTAGGAACCGTCACAGCCGGAGAACCGATTTTAGCGGTAGAAGATGCATCCGATTTTTTCCCTGTACCACCTGAGTTTAAAAACGAAACGCGTCCCCTGTTTATGTTAACGATTCGCGGAACAAGTATGATCAACAAAGGCATCATTGACGGTGATTTCGTCATTGTTCGTAAACAAGAACAAGCGAATAACGGCGATATCGTGATTGCCATGACCGCTGAAGATGAAGCCACGTGTAAAACTTTCTATAAAGAAAAGAACCGTATTCGTTTACAACCAGAAAACGATGAACTAGACCCTATTTATCTAGATACCTGTACAATCTTAGGAAAAGTTGTCGGACTTTATCGCTCATTTTAA
- a CDS encoding DUF896 family protein: MLSKDKMARINELARKKKAEGLTQEEILEQQALREEYLTVFRGGMRHHIEGMKVVDQEGTDVTPDKLKRIQKDKQIHGRHLED; the protein is encoded by the coding sequence ATGTTATCAAAAGACAAAATGGCGAGAATTAATGAATTAGCTCGCAAGAAAAAAGCAGAAGGTTTAACACAAGAAGAAATTTTAGAGCAACAAGCATTGAGAGAAGAGTACTTAACGGTATTTAGAGGCGGGATGCGTCATCATATCGAGGGTATGAAAGTCGTCGATCAAGAAGGAACAGATGTTACGCCTGATAAATTGAAACGTATTCAAAAAGACAAACAAATTCATGGTCGTCATTTAGAAGATTAG